The following proteins are encoded in a genomic region of Acipenser ruthenus chromosome 4, fAciRut3.2 maternal haplotype, whole genome shotgun sequence:
- the LOC131736877 gene encoding TBC1 domain family member 2A-like, translating to MQAPPAPPVPLTPPAPTVLSAPSVSSVTNESAQEAKTGGKSSPSSSMNKREKKMTSSLQPSGEKVSGKEGSPVDKLSRLQHEVFTLTEELKSQKELVRLLHKALEAAQQEKRTSKQFLSAAGEQERLELVRHKERCIADLDGRLEALLKDKEELEQRLAMQDCQVNELQQHVQLMMEKNNAKQEVILKLSEQVAACMADPQRTVANSMGTETFCRLQEKIENLKDDIEAHKIQNKFLNCEIYQLTKLWRNSSEEKGLLMKCAYVEAKNCQIESKYLVVLRRLQESKGLDSSQQEMVKRLIEDSLQGDKKDGFKLNPVSEYDDYGFKTIPDYEVEDVKLLAKIQALEILSNNLRNNEMVDKPLRTRWANYLASRPLDQLAPSPELKGLIRCGIPVEYREQVWRWIVRTRTQVSRKWNPNRYQELRKHCEVSEHLASRQIRLDLHRTLTSNKHFSSPTSDAVQKLQRILLAFSWQNPTIGYCQGLNRLAAIALLVLKGKEDAFWCLVAVVEIIMPQDYYSKTLTASQADQRVFRDFLAEKMPRLMAHFKEHSIDHSLITFNWFLVVFVESLVSDILLRAWDAFLYEGTKVIFRYALALFKYNEEDILKIHDNLEIYQYLRFFTKTISDGRKLMTIVFNDMNPFPMKLLKNRREFHMERLTAELLELERIQEEFVKEQQVECKDKDLDTAVNEDEEVIQTAVSLHHTS from the exons atgcagg CACCTCCAGCACCGCCTGTACCTCTGACACCCCCAGCacctacagtcctttcagctccttcagtttcttcagttacAAACGAGTCTGCGCAGGAAGCAAAGACTGGAGGAAAGAGTTCTCCATCAAGCAGCATGAACAAGAGGGAGAAGAAAATGACCAGTTCTCTTCAGCCTTCTGGGGAGAAGGTGTCAGGAAAGGAGGGGAGCCCCGTGGACAAACTATCCAGACTCCAGCACGAGGTGTTCACGCTCACTGAGGAGCTCAAGTCACAAAAG gagCTGGTGCGACTCCTTCACAAGGCCCTGGAGGCAGCACAGCAGGAGAAGAGGACCAGCAAACAGTTCCTGTCTGCAGCAGGGGAGCAGGAGCGGCTGGAACTGGTGCGGCACAAAGAGAGGTGTATCGCGGACCTGGACGGCCGcctggaggccctgctcaaagacaaggaggagctggagcagcggctggccatgcaggactgccaagtgaatgagctgcagcagcacgtgcagctcatgatggagaagaacaacgccaagcaggaagtcatcctcaagctctccgagcagGTGGCCGCCTGCATGGCTGACCCCCAGCGTACCGTAGCCAATTCCATGGGCACAGAGACCTTCTGCAGGCTGCAGGAGAAGATTGAGAAcctcaag GACGATATTGAGGCGCACAAGATCCAAAACAAGTTCCTCAACTGTGAAATCTACCAGCTTACTAAGCTGTGGAGGAACAGTTCAGAAGAGAAGGGCCTCCTGATGAAG tgtgcctaCGTGGAGGCCAAAAACTGCCAGATTGAGAGCAAGTACCTGGTCGTGCTGCGCAGGCTGCAGGAGAGCAAAGGGCTGGACAGCAGTCAGCAGGAGATGGTGAAAAGGCTCATTGAGGACTCACTGCAGGGAGACAAGAAGGATGGCTTTAAACTCAACCCTGTCAG TGAGTATGACGACTATGGATTCAAGACCATTCCTGATTATGAAGTAGAGGACGTGAAGCTCCTGGCCAAAATCCAGGCCCTGGAGATCCTTTCCAACAACCTGCGCAACAATGAGATGGTGGACAAGCCTTTGCGGACAAGGTGGGCTAACTACCTGGCCAGCCGTCCCTTGGACCAGCTGGCTCCCTCCCCAGAGCTGAAGGGCCTGATCCGGTGTGGGATCCCTGTGGAGTACCGGGAGCAGGTGTGGCGCTGGATCGTGAGGACACGGACGCAGGTCTCTAGGAAGTGGAATCCCAATCGCTACCAGGAGCTGAGGAAGCACTGCGAGGTGTCGGAGCACCTGGCCTCGCGGCAGATCAGGCTGGACCTGCACCGCACCCTCACCAGCAATAAGCACTTCTCCTCGCCCACCTCCGACGCAGTCCAAAAGCTGCAGCGCATTCTGCTAGCCTTCTCCTGGCAAAACCCCACCATCGGCTACTGCCAGGGCCTCAA CAGGTTGGCAGCTATTGCACTTTTAGTTCTGAAGGGTAAAGAGGATGCCTTCTGGTGTCTGGTGGCTGTTGTTGAAATCATAATGCCACAAGACTACTACAGCAAAACCCTCACTGCCTCtcag GCTGATCAGAGGGTGTTCCGTGACTTTCTTGCTGAGAAGATGCCTCGCCTGATGGCCCACTTCAAGGAGCACAGCATCGATCATTCCCTCATCACCTTCAACTGGTTCCTGGTGGTCTTCGTGGAAAGTCTGGTCAGCGACATCCTGCTCAGAGCGTGGGATGCTTTCCTCTATGAGGGCACAAAG gtgATATTTCGCTATGCACTGGCCCTCTTTAAGTACAATGAAGAGGACATTCTAAAAATTCACGACAATCTGGAAATCTACCAATACCTCCGTTTTTTCACCAAAACGATCTCTGATGGCAG GAAACTAATGACCATAGTGTTTAATGATATGAACCCcttccctatgaagctgctgaagaacagacgagagtttcacatggagaggctgacagccgagctgctggagctggagaggatacaggaggagtttgtgaaagaacaacaagtgGAGTGCAAAGACAAGGACCTGGACACTGCTGTCAACGAAGATGAAGAagtaatacagactgcagttagcttgcatcacacgtcctga